The following coding sequences lie in one Primulina huaijiensis isolate GDHJ02 chromosome 2, ASM1229523v2, whole genome shotgun sequence genomic window:
- the LOC140971019 gene encoding uncharacterized protein isoform X1, translating to MSVEEYARQLSALLTYVPHVAVSEKGKISKFLEGLDFQIHAMVMAGSPTTYAEAVDKAIGIEAGLRRGKQPQAPQMPSSGSYFSAGTPSFPSQQSYQQQKQKQFRPKGKQFKKKYQSSSSSSSSSQSATGGQYPVIYCDRCGGRHPTAQCSGVQGSCHTCGQSGHYARVCPNRAQRQMQPQQLPYARGSIPGGSSQRPFAPAPSYQQSSYPQVRGNVPQSFQGLQQARVYALTEDQAREAPGGVIAGTCLIYDHIARVIFDTGVSHSFIASDYVDEYELWTTPFHETISVSTPAGRFISSGQIVLDCVLHFDDSIMITNLIVLPMHDFDCIIGMDTLSSYRATVDCFHGVVRFRPYYGNK from the coding sequence TCTGTTGAAGAATATGCTCGACAACTTTCTGCTCTTCTCACTTATGTACCACATGTGGCTGTCagtgaaaaaggaaaaatttcaaaatttttggaaggACTGGActttcaaatacatgctatggTTATGGCTGGGTCGCCTACAACTTATGCCGAAGCTGTGGACAAGGCGATTGGAATTGAGGCCGGGTTGAGACGAGGAAAACAACCACAGGCTCCACAAATGCCTAGTAGTGGTTCATATTTTTCAGCAGGTACACCGTCTTTTCCATCTCAACAGTCATACCAAcagcaaaaacaaaaacaatttaGACCGAAGGGCaaacaatttaaaaagaaatatcaGTCCAGTTCCTCTAGTTCGAGCAGTTCACAAAGTGCGACAGGTGGACAGTACCCCGTGATTTACTGTGATCGATGTGGAGGAAGACATCCTACTGCACAGTGTAGTGGAGTACAGGGTTCATGTCATACTTGTGGTCAGTCAGGGCATTATGCCAGAGTTTGTCCGAACCGTGCACAGAGACAGATGCAGCCACAGCAGTTGCCTTATGCCAGAGGTAGTATTCCAGGTGGCTCATCTCAGCGACCATTTGCTCCTGCACCGTCCTATCAGCAGTCTAGTTACCCACAGGTCAGGGGTAATGTGCCACAATCTTTTCAGGGTCTCCAACAAGCCCGAGTATATGCTTTGACCGAGGATCAGGCTAGAGAGGCTCCAGGCGGGGTGATCGCAGGTACTTGCCTTATTTACGATCATATTGCACGAGTTATATTTGATACTGGGGTATCTCATTCATTCATTGCATCTGATTATGTTGATGAATATGAACTTTGGACTACACCATTTCATGAAACTATATCTGTGTCTACGCCAGCTGGTCGATTTATTTCATCTGGGCAAATTGTATTAGATTGTGTGTTGCATTTCGATGATAGCATTATGATCACAAACTTGATTGTATTACCGAtgcatgattttgattgtatcatTGGTATGGACACACTGTCTAGTTatcgagccactgtagattgttttcatggTGTAGTACGAT
- the LOC140971019 gene encoding uncharacterized protein isoform X2: MSVEEYARQLSALLTYVPHVAVSEKGKISKFLEGLDFQIHAMVMAGSPTTYAEAVDKAIGIEAGLRRGKQPQAPQMPSSGSYFSAGTPSFPSQQSYQQQKQKQFRPKGKQFKKKYQSSSSSSSSSQSATGGQYPVIYCDRCGGRHPTAQCSGVQGSCHTCGQSGHYARVCPNRAQRQMQPQQLPYARGSIPGGSSQRPFAPAPSYQQSSYPQVRGNVPQSFQGLQQARVYALTEDQAREAPGGVIAGGTGGSTSGVREEASESTRAP, encoded by the coding sequence TCTGTTGAAGAATATGCTCGACAACTTTCTGCTCTTCTCACTTATGTACCACATGTGGCTGTCagtgaaaaaggaaaaatttcaaaatttttggaaggACTGGActttcaaatacatgctatggTTATGGCTGGGTCGCCTACAACTTATGCCGAAGCTGTGGACAAGGCGATTGGAATTGAGGCCGGGTTGAGACGAGGAAAACAACCACAGGCTCCACAAATGCCTAGTAGTGGTTCATATTTTTCAGCAGGTACACCGTCTTTTCCATCTCAACAGTCATACCAAcagcaaaaacaaaaacaatttaGACCGAAGGGCaaacaatttaaaaagaaatatcaGTCCAGTTCCTCTAGTTCGAGCAGTTCACAAAGTGCGACAGGTGGACAGTACCCCGTGATTTACTGTGATCGATGTGGAGGAAGACATCCTACTGCACAGTGTAGTGGAGTACAGGGTTCATGTCATACTTGTGGTCAGTCAGGGCATTATGCCAGAGTTTGTCCGAACCGTGCACAGAGACAGATGCAGCCACAGCAGTTGCCTTATGCCAGAGGTAGTATTCCAGGTGGCTCATCTCAGCGACCATTTGCTCCTGCACCGTCCTATCAGCAGTCTAGTTACCCACAGGTCAGGGGTAATGTGCCACAATCTTTTCAGGGTCTCCAACAAGCCCGAGTATATGCTTTGACCGAGGATCAGGCTAGAGAGGCTCCAGGCGGGGTGATCGCAG